The following are encoded together in the Panicum virgatum strain AP13 chromosome 6K, P.virgatum_v5, whole genome shotgun sequence genome:
- the LOC120712576 gene encoding transmembrane protein 45B-like, which yields MGTFLGHFLPGLAFAILGVWHTVNTVRDYKLRGPSGGFRSSTWFPFPSPLRGLRRLELYLLLSFSALAIADQLVDLPILALRLHPDSLEHATMYLHLAVYASVALAADASGRRNDGGVGDVVAALAASVFGQELFLLRFHSADHAGLEGHYHWLLQLAVAASLVAAAAAAVLPRSFAVAVVRSASVLLQGLWFVVMGFALWVPALVPSGCHALEQQGMSAQSAVACATEAAARRAVVLANLQFSWALAAVWAVTAYLCLRGDYGCLEYVQLRAPPGGALAGDGDATPPKIVFPVEEQV from the coding sequence ATGGGCACCTTCCTAGGCCACTTCCTCCCCGGCCTGGCCTTCGCCATCCTCGGCGTGTGGCACACGGTCAACACCGTCAGGGACTACAAGCTCCGGGGCCCCTCCGGCGGCTTCCGCTCCTCCACCTGGTTCCCCTTCCCGTCGCCTCTGCGCGGCCTGCGGCGCCTGGAGCTCTACCTCCTGCTCTCCTTCTCCGCGCTCGCCATCGCCGACCAGCTCGTCGACCTCCCCATCCTCGCGCTCCGCCTCCACCCCGACAGCCTCGAGCACGCCACCATGTACCTCCACCTCGCCGTCTACGCGTCGGtggcgctcgccgccgacgcctccgGGCGCCGCAACGACGGGGGCGTCGGGGACGTGgtggccgcgctcgccgcgtcgGTGTTCGGGCAGGAGCTCTTCCTGCTCCGGTTCCACTCCGCCGACCACGCCGGGCTCGAGGGCCACTACCACTGGCTGCTGCAGCTCGCGGTGGCTGCGtcactcgtcgccgccgccgccgccgccgtcctgcccCGGAGCTTCGCCGTGGCGGTGGTGCGGTCCGCGTCCGTGCTGCTCCAGGGCCTCTGGTTCGTGGTCATGGGGTTCGCGCTGTGGGTGCCGGCGCTCGTGCCGAGCGGGTGCCACGCCTTGGAGCAGCAGGGGATGAGCGCGCAGAGCGCAGTGGCGTgcgcgacggaggcggcggcgcggagggcggTCGTTCTGGCCAACCTGCAGTTCAGCTGGGCGCTCGCCGCCGTGTGGGCCGTCACGGCGTACCTCTGCCTCCGGGGGGACTATGGGTGCTTGGAGTACGTGCAGCTCCGTGCGCCgcccggcggcgcgctcgccggcgacggggatgCTACGCCGCCGAAGATTGTGTTCCCCGTCGAAGAGCAGGTGTAG